CCCCTGGGCGAGGTGGTCTTCAACCGGGTCTGCTTCCCCCCCACCGACCTTTCAGCCGAAACGGTCACAGCCCTTGGCCGCGAGGCCTGCGCCGCCCTTCCCCGGCACGAGCAGACAATCAAGGCCCTGGTGGCCAATCTTAGGCTTTCCATGGTCCTTGCCGAGGCAGACAAGCGCTCCGTCCGCCGCTTTCTGGCCGAGGCCGGGGACGGCGTGGGCGACGTGCGCATCCCGCACCTCAAAACCGACGTCCACGATCTGGCGGGCCTGTGGGAAATCGCCAAATACCTGGTGTAGAAGCCTGTCTAAAAACGCGAATAGCTGTGTCAGGCTGGCTTGCTCTTCATCGTTTTTATCCAGGCTTCATATCCGGCCTTTTACCGCAGGCAGTTGAACTCAACTATTCCGATTTCTCGGCAGATTCCTGCGGGGCTGCGCCCTTTTCCTCCAGGATGGCGACCACCTGGGCCAGCCGCCGCACCTCGTCCGTGAGGCCCGAAATCCTTATGGAAAAATGAAGGTTCAGAAGCACCAGGAACAACATGCCGCACAGAAACAGCGTGGTGGTAGGCAGGACTGCCCCTATGAGGGCGGTGAGAAAGACCAGGGAGTCGTAATACACCACAAGCCCTATGATGGCGCATCCAGTGGAAAGCCACAGCCAGCTGTATTCCTCCCGAAGTTTCCGGGTGTAAACAAGGCGCAGTATCACGAAGAATATGGCGATACCGATGGACAGGGCGAAAATCTTCTGGCGCGGAGTCATGCTCCCCCCTTTTTTGATTGACTTTTAAGGCCCTTAAGGCTTTTGAACTTCCGATATACCAAATAGCCGACACTAAGGCCAACGAAAAGAGATTCTTCCAATTACCGGCAAAGGAAACCGGAAAAGCCCATCCGGGATATTTTTCAAGCAAATGGAAGAAAAAATCCATAACGAGCCCCCAAAAACCCTGGTGGTGATACCGGCCTTCAACGAACAGGGCCGGGTTGGCGGTGTGGTGCGACGGGTGCGCCTTGCCGCGCCTTTCGCCCAGGTTCTCGTGGTGGATGACGCAAGCTGCGACAAAACCGGGCAGGAGGCCCGCGAGGCCGGGGCCAGGGTCATCCGGCACCCCTTCAACCTGGGTTACGGGGCTGCCGTGAAAACAGGCCTTCTGGTTGCGCGGGCCGAGAATTTCCACTTCGTGGTGCACATGGACGGCGACGGCCAGCACGAGCCGGACTCCATGGCGGGGCTTCTGGACGCGGTGCGGGAGGGCGGCGTGGACGTCGCCATAGGAAGCCGGTTTCTGGGCGGGGGCTCCTACCGGGTTCCCCTCCTGCGCAGGGCCGGAATGCTGATCTTCGGGCGCATCGTGTCCGTGGCAACCGGACGCCGCCTCACCGACCCCACCTCCGGCTTCGCGGCCCTAAGCCGCCGCGCCGTCAGCCTGTTCTGCCAAAGCGATCACTACCCTGCGGACTTTCCCGACGCGGACGTCATCATAATGGCCCACAGGGCGGGCCTTAAGGTCAGCGAGTCGCCGGTTAAAATGTACGAGAGCCCGCCGGAAAAAAAGTCCATGCACGACGGCCTTGCGCCCCTCTATTACGTCTTCAAGATGTTCCTCAGCGTATTCCTGGCGCTTGTGCGGGAAAAGCCGCCGGAAAACCGGGATTTGTGAACATGAAGCTGACCGATCTCATGCCGGAAGATGACTGGGCCGCGCTGGAAGACGAGCTTACCGCCCGCTTCGGGCTCCAGTCCACCGCGTACAACCCGGACGGGTTCAGCGTAACCGGGCGCAGCGTTTTTGTGAGCCGCCTGTGCGAGGCCCTCAAAAGCCGTCCCACAGCGCTTTCCACCATCTGCGCCGCCGCAAACTTGAACTTCATGGCCGAGGCGAAGGCCACCGGCTGCGCCGTAATCGCCGAGTGCGACGCGGGGCTTGTGAAGGTGGCGGTCCCGGTTTTCGTGGATGGCCTGTTCCTGGGCACGGTGGGCGGATGCGGAAAACTGCCCGAAGGAGGCGAGGCGGAGGAATTCCTCATCGCAAAGACCACCGGCCTGACAGAAGGCGAGGTGACCTGCCTGTGCCGGGACACGGGCGAGGTCGGAAGGGAAAAGCTTAAGGAAATGGCCGGTTTCATAACATCCAGGCTGGCGGAAATTCTAAGCCGCGCGAAAAATTCCGGGCGGATATGACCGATGACGACTGGTCCGCCCGGTCCGTCCCGCCCAAGTCCTTGCCTTTTGTTTTTCCCGGATGATACAATTGCCATGCGCCCGAAAAATTTTGCGGCGCGCCAATCGCGGGCAAAATTGGCTGACCGGAACCCGTCAGCCGGAAAGACGAAGGACCCTTCCTTGATAGAAGTGGATCATCTCACCTACGAGTACCCCGGCCTTCGCGCCTTGGACGACGTGTCCTTCACCGTGCGGGAAGGCTCCATAACGGCCCTCGTTGGCCCCAACGGCGCGGGCAAGACCACCCTTTTGCGGTGCATGGCCGGCCTTTCCTGCCCCTATTCGGGCCGAATCAGGCTTGCCGGGGTGGACGTGGTGGAAAACCCCAGGCTTTGCCACAGGCTGGTGGGCTATCTGCCGGATTTTTTCGGCCTTTACGACAAGCTCACCGTGAGCCAGGCCCTCACCTACTTCGCCATGGCCCACGGGGTTG
This genomic interval from Deltaproteobacteria bacterium contains the following:
- a CDS encoding glycosyltransferase family 2 protein translates to MEEKIHNEPPKTLVVIPAFNEQGRVGGVVRRVRLAAPFAQVLVVDDASCDKTGQEAREAGARVIRHPFNLGYGAAVKTGLLVARAENFHFVVHMDGDGQHEPDSMAGLLDAVREGGVDVAIGSRFLGGGSYRVPLLRRAGMLIFGRIVSVATGRRLTDPTSGFAALSRRAVSLFCQSDHYPADFPDADVIIMAHRAGLKVSESPVKMYESPPEKKSMHDGLAPLYYVFKMFLSVFLALVREKPPENRDL
- a CDS encoding DUF2304 domain-containing protein; protein product: MTPRQKIFALSIGIAIFFVILRLVYTRKLREEYSWLWLSTGCAIIGLVVYYDSLVFLTALIGAVLPTTTLFLCGMLFLVLLNLHFSIRISGLTDEVRRLAQVVAILEEKGAAPQESAEKSE
- a CDS encoding PocR ligand-binding domain-containing protein — its product is MKLTDLMPEDDWAALEDELTARFGLQSTAYNPDGFSVTGRSVFVSRLCEALKSRPTALSTICAAANLNFMAEAKATGCAVIAECDAGLVKVAVPVFVDGLFLGTVGGCGKLPEGGEAEEFLIAKTTGLTEGEVTCLCRDTGEVGREKLKEMAGFITSRLAEILSRAKNSGRI